GCGCAGATTGTGCAGGATCAGATAAACATCAACAAGACCTACTAAGAGCCGGGCCATATATAAGCGGGGAATGTATATATAGCCGCCGTCAGAGCATAGGACATCCTAAGCTATATATAATCAGGGCGTGTTTTACTGCCCGGCTCAGAAGCATAAACAGCAAAAGGTTTTAAAAGACGCTGCAGGCTTAATTTGGCCGCAGCGTCTTTTATTTTTTAGTACCTTTCCTTATGTTTCATACATCTACCCTGTAGCAGTTTCAAATCAGTTTGTTAAACTGCGGGAGGAAAGCATATTGCAACATTAAAAAACCTGAAATTGCGAACTGCAGATAAAGTAAAAGAACTTGCCAGCCTGTATGCACCCGACGCCGTGCAGGTGCGCCGCCATATACACGCCAACCCCGAGCTTTCGTTTGAGGAGCACAACACAGCTGCCTACGTAAGGCAGGTGCTGGAGGGATATGGCCTGAGGCCTGTGCCCATGGCTGAAACGGGCCTGGTGGCGCTGATAGAGGGCAAAGACCCCGGAAAGAAAACCATCGCCCTGCGCGCTGATCTGGATGCCTTACCTATCAGGGAGGCGAATGAGGTGGCATATAAGTCAAGAAACGAGGGGGTGATGCACGCCTGCGGGCATGACGTACACACGGCCTCGCTGCTGGGCGCGGCCCGCATCCTGCAGGAACTGCGGGAAGAGTTTGCGGGAACCGTCAAGCTGATTTTCCAGCCGGGGGAGGAGAAGTTTCCCGGCGGCGCCTCTATTATGATCAGAGAGGGCGTGCTGCAAAACCCGGCCCCGGAGCAAATCATAGGGCAGCACGTGTTTCCGATGCTGCCGGCGGGCAAGGTGGGTTTCCGCCCGGGGATGTATATGGCCAGCGCCGATGAGATCTATATCACCGTGAAAGGCAAGGGAGGCCACGCGGCCATGCCCGAGCAGAACGTAGACACCGTTTTGATTGCCTCCCACCTGATTGTGGCGCTGCAGCAGATCGTGAGCCGCCACGCCAGCCCCAAAGTGCCGTCGGTGCTGTCGTTCGGCAAGGTGGAGGCCAGGGGAGCCACAAACGTAATCCCTGACGAGGTAAAAATAGAGGGTACCTTCCGGACCATGAACGAGGCGTGGAGGGCAGAAGCACACAAACGCATCCGGAAA
This window of the Pontibacter russatus genome carries:
- a CDS encoding M20 metallopeptidase family protein, which produces MRTADKVKELASLYAPDAVQVRRHIHANPELSFEEHNTAAYVRQVLEGYGLRPVPMAETGLVALIEGKDPGKKTIALRADLDALPIREANEVAYKSRNEGVMHACGHDVHTASLLGAARILQELREEFAGTVKLIFQPGEEKFPGGASIMIREGVLQNPAPEQIIGQHVFPMLPAGKVGFRPGMYMASADEIYITVKGKGGHAAMPEQNVDTVLIASHLIVALQQIVSRHASPKVPSVLSFGKVEARGATNVIPDEVKIEGTFRTMNEAWRAEAHKRIRKLAEGLCESMGGSCEIDIKNGYPFLLNDPDLTERARAAAEAYLGAENVVDLDLWMGAEDFAYYSQQVPACFYRLGTRNEARGITSSVHTPTFDIDEAALETGMGLMAYVALQELGAAI